A genomic segment from Actinomycetota bacterium encodes:
- a CDS encoding GNAT family N-acetyltransferase produces the protein MTLDIRPVTPDRWDDLVELFGPRGAVAGCWCMWWRLSAKEWEQKAYEGNRRSMRKLVDAGERPGLLAYRGGKPVGWVSVAPREQFSRIERSRVLGPIDDEVVWSVVCFFIHRKERGAGVGAALLNAAVDAAAKRGARIVEGYPVDPRGGKTSNGSAFTGVASMFRDAGFEEVERRSAGRPIMRKRIRPRGRARTGPAR, from the coding sequence ATGACGCTCGATATCCGGCCGGTCACCCCAGATCGGTGGGACGATCTCGTCGAGCTGTTCGGCCCGCGTGGCGCCGTCGCCGGCTGCTGGTGCATGTGGTGGCGGCTGTCTGCCAAGGAATGGGAGCAGAAGGCCTACGAGGGCAACCGGCGCTCGATGCGCAAGCTGGTCGACGCCGGCGAACGCCCCGGCCTGCTCGCCTACCGGGGCGGCAAGCCGGTCGGCTGGGTTTCAGTGGCGCCCCGCGAGCAGTTCTCGCGCATCGAGCGCTCGCGCGTCCTCGGCCCGATCGACGACGAGGTGGTCTGGTCCGTTGTCTGCTTCTTCATCCACCGCAAGGAGCGGGGCGCCGGCGTGGGGGCGGCGTTGCTCAACGCGGCGGTGGACGCCGCGGCGAAACGCGGCGCCCGCATCGTAGAGGGCTACCCTGTCGACCCGCGCGGCGGCAAGACCTCGAACGGCAGCGCGTTCACCGGCGTCGCGTCGATGTTCCGCGATGCAGGCTTCGAAGAGGTTGAACGCCGAAGCGCCGGCCGACCGATCATGCGGAAACGGATTCGCCCTCGCGGCCGAGCCAGGACAGGACCAGCTCGTTGA
- a CDS encoding alpha/beta hydrolase: MREGTVKANGLEFAYLEQGSGPLVLLLHGFPDNAYTWEYQMPVLAEAGYRAVAPYLRGYPPSEIPEGGFYDAVTLATDARELIRELNGGEPAFYVGSDWGTLIGFTLMQLYPEVVRRAVVMAVPLPQAAAGILTMPELLHHTFHVWFHQMPHIPEAAIAANDFAYVDYLWRFWEPGHEDPEHIARVKRTLAGEGALSAALGYYRATFGQAPSDPALESMRGRLGGTIGVPTMAIFGKDDPLAAFAENHAAFFIGEFRLELPEGGQHFIHRSRPDVINELVLSWLGREGESVSA; the protein is encoded by the coding sequence ATGCGCGAAGGAACCGTCAAGGCGAACGGCCTTGAGTTCGCCTACCTCGAGCAGGGGTCGGGGCCGCTGGTCCTGCTGCTCCACGGGTTCCCGGACAACGCCTACACCTGGGAGTATCAGATGCCCGTGCTCGCCGAGGCCGGGTACCGGGCCGTCGCTCCGTACCTGCGTGGGTACCCGCCGAGCGAGATCCCGGAAGGCGGCTTCTACGATGCGGTGACCCTTGCGACCGATGCGCGGGAGCTGATCCGCGAGCTCAACGGCGGCGAGCCCGCGTTCTACGTTGGAAGCGACTGGGGCACGCTCATCGGCTTCACGCTGATGCAGCTGTATCCGGAGGTCGTCCGTCGGGCCGTTGTGATGGCGGTGCCGCTTCCGCAGGCGGCCGCTGGGATCCTGACGATGCCCGAGCTCCTCCATCACACGTTCCACGTCTGGTTCCACCAGATGCCGCACATACCCGAGGCGGCGATCGCGGCCAACGACTTCGCTTACGTCGACTACCTGTGGCGGTTCTGGGAGCCCGGACACGAGGATCCCGAACACATCGCTCGCGTGAAGCGAACGCTCGCCGGTGAGGGAGCGCTGAGTGCAGCGCTGGGCTACTACCGCGCGACGTTCGGCCAAGCGCCGTCCGACCCGGCGCTGGAGTCCATGCGGGGACGTCTGGGCGGAACGATCGGCGTTCCCACCATGGCGATCTTCGGTAAGGATGATCCGCTCGCGGCGTTCGCCGAGAACCACGCCGCGTTCTTCATCGGAGAATTCCGTCTGGAGCTACCGGAGGGAGGGCAGCACTTCATCCACCGGAGTCGCCCGGATGTCATCAACGAGCTGGTCCTGTCCTGGCTCGGCCGCGAGGGCGAATCCGTTTCCGCATGA